The following coding sequences are from one Primulina eburnea isolate SZY01 chromosome 15, ASM2296580v1, whole genome shotgun sequence window:
- the LOC140814629 gene encoding protein RMD5 homolog, translated as MELNTFKDSFERIAKKQKLSCSLTKELIDQVSQEIEHTLSSIQSGKAADIHQRLILANQKAKDAVVGSNNQSVGMLRELNINITKFQKLLEKLFNPDISKACRDIDFEPGIVNQIIINHFYREGQFDIVDCLLKEAGEDEPISLKLQFKEIHEILEGIKCRNFEPALSWVAANRDKLNESGSDLELKLHKLQFVDILQNQGRAGALKYARMHLGPLASCHMTELQKLMGSLLWGAKLEKSPYADLVSPVLWEELAGEIMRTFCNFAGQSFQNPLKVALAAGLEGLPTLLKLVNFMSPNTQEWQDMKQLPVAVELGEEFRFHSVFVCPVSREQASEENPPMMLPCGHVLCKQSIHKLSKGNSRGFKCPYCPLDASAAQCRQLYF; from the coding sequence ATGGAGCTGAATACTTTTAAAGATTCATTTGAGAGGATAGCAAAAAAGCAAAAGCTATCATGTTCATTGACCAAAGAATTGATCGACCAAGTTAGTCAGGAAATCGAGCATACGTTATCGAGTATTCAATCAGGTAAAGCGGCTGACATTCATCAGCGATTAATTCTCGCAAATCAAAAGGCCAAGGATGCAGTGGTTGGCTCGAACAATCAATCTGTTGGAATGCTGCGAGAACTCAATATAAATATCACCAAGTTTCAGAAGCTTCTTGAGAAATTATTTAATCCTGACATATCAAAGGCATGTAGAGATATTGATTTTGAACCGGGTATAGTTAATCAGATCATCATCAACCACTTCTACCGTGAAGGTCAATTTGATATCGTAGACTGCTTACTAAAAGAAGCTGGTGAAGATGAACCAATTTCCCTGAAGTTGCAATTTAAAGAAATACATGAAATTCTGGAGGGCATTAAGTGTAGAAATTTTGAGCCTGCTCTCAGTTGGGTCGCTGCAAACCGTGACAAACTTAACGAATCTGGTTCTGATCTTGAGCTAAAACTTCACAAGCTGCAGTTTGTAGACATTTTACAGAATCAAGGCCGGGCCGGCGCTCTCAAATACGCCAGAATGCACCTTGGTCCTCTAGCTTCTTGTCACATGACAGAGTTACAAAAGCTAATGGGTAGCCTACTGTGGGGAGCAAAGCTCGAAAAATCTCCATATGCTGATTTGGTCTCCCCAGTCCTTTGGGAAGAACTGGCTGGTGAGATTATGCGGACATTCTGCAATTTCGCTGGACAATCCTTCCAGAACCCTCTGAAAGTTGCTTTGGCAGCTGGATTAGAAGGGCTGCCTACACTCTTAAAATTGGTCAACTTTATGTCTCCAAATACACAGGAGTGGCAAGATATGAAACAGTTACCCGTAGCAGTCGAGTTGGGGGAAGAATTTCGATTTCATTCAGTCTTTGTGTGCCCCGTGAGTCGCGAGCAGGCTAGTGAAGAAAATCCGCCTATGATGTTGCCGTGTGGGCACGTACTATGCAAGCAGTCCATCCACAAACTCTCGAAAGGAAATTCTCGGGGTTTCAAGTGTCCATACTGCCCTCTAGATGCTTCAGCAGCACAATGCAGGCAATTGTATTTCTGA